A window from Corythoichthys intestinalis isolate RoL2023-P3 chromosome 10, ASM3026506v1, whole genome shotgun sequence encodes these proteins:
- the tmem14a gene encoding transmembrane protein 14A, with translation MAIDWIGYGYAATILLGGFMGYKKKGSVMSLMAGLVFGGLSAYGAYNISNKPTDIKVLLFASGLLSVVMGSRYKNSGKLVPAGIMTVLSLLMVFRLLLLMM, from the exons ATGGCTATCGACTGGATTGGATATGGCTATGCTGCGACAATCTTGCTAGGAGGATTTATGGGATACAAGAAAAAAG GCAGTGTCATGTCTCTGATGGCCGGTTTGGTCTTTGGTGGACTGTCTGCTTATGGCGCCTATAACATCTCCAATAAGCCCACTGACATCAAGGTGTTATTAT TTGCATCCGGGCTCCTTTCTGTGGTGATGGGGTCCAGGTACAAGAATTCAGGCAAACTCGTGCCAGCTGGAATTATGACAGTTCTAAG TTTATTGATGGTGTTCCGACTTTTGCTCCTGATGATGTGA